Part of the Drosophila santomea strain STO CAGO 1482 chromosome 2L, Prin_Dsan_1.1, whole genome shotgun sequence genome is shown below.
GTCGAACAGCAGGTGGAACCCTATATCACCAGCCTGGCCTTGTTCGATGCCAAGGCAAACCGAAAGCTGAGCGAGAACTTTTACTTCAACGTAAATGAGCAGTGGGCTGCACAGCTATTGCCAAATATGCCAGTACCTTCGTCGGTTGCTGGTTGTGGCGTTCCGAGAAAGTCAGCGGAGGGCGATGAAAGGAGTTCCGCTTGCCAGGCACCTCATTCCCTGTTCGATGGAGTGTCTGCCGAGCTGTTGCGATCGAATCGACAGCAATTCCAGCAACTGCGACAATGTCTGCTTTCCGTGACAGCTCCGCATGCAGATATATATCTGGTTAGTAATTTATAACTATAATCTAATTAGCATATAGATTAAAGGTCATCTCTTACAGGTGGTGCGAATAGAGAAAATACTGCAATCAGGCATAGCCCAGGTTGCCGAACCGTATCTCAAAGCTGGCAAGGATCCAAAGCTGGGCCAAAAGGTCTATAAAGCGGCGAAGAGCTATGCTCAACATATTGGACATTACCGGCAGCCTTTTGCCTGGGCAGCCAGACCGCTCTTCAAGCAATACAGCCACGAATTGGATGTAGATCCGAAGAGAGAGTTCGAATTCAGTCCCATTTATCGCCAGGAGATACCCAAACTGAAGGATGAGGAACTACTTAAGCTATTGGTCGATTATCGCAAGCCTGAAAAACTGAGCAAACTAACTATTATTCCTGGCAGCCTTaagatgcagatgcagttcCTGGACCAAACCACACCTTGCGGCTTAAGCAAATCACTGGCGCCCTTGTCCACATTTAGTCCATCTTCCAAGCAACCGCCCACTGTGGAAGTGGCCGAATTCCAAAGCCAAAGCGAACGGGATGCCCACCCCTATACGAGTTTCTGTAACCACCTCTATGTGTATCCACTGAGTCTGCAATTCGACAGCCAGAAACTGTTCTCGAGAGCCAGGAATATCACGGTCGTGGTGGAGCTACGTGATGGCGACGGGGAGTACAGCAAACCCTTAAAGGTACAGCTTATAAAATACCCCAAAAGTATGAATATATAACTGAATTTTGATTGCAGTGCATATATGGGCGTCCTGGCCAGGATCTTTTAGTGTCGCAGATTGCCTGTCCGGTGCTGCATCACAATGTAACGCCCACCTGGTACGAGGAAATCAAGCTACGTCTTCCGCTGGGACTATTTCCGGAACACCACctgctgttttccttttacCACGTGTCCTGTAACCTCAGCAAGAAAAGGGATGCGCATGCGGCGTTTGAAACACCTATTGGTTACGCCTGGTTGCCATTGCTCCAGAAGAATCGGATATGCCTGGAGGAACAGCAACTTCCGGTGGCTGCCACTTTGCCAGTTGGCTATCTTTCCATACAACCCTTGGGATGGGGCAAAGGGGTAAGTTGTGTGTTCGTTGTGTGCTGCGCAAAAGTCGTTCATCAACTCATGAAATGTTTGTATTGTCTCTTACCCAACATTCGTCGTACCCATACACTCATTCCCTGGCTTGCCAACTAACCTGTGCTCTTTTTCTGTGTTCTCTTTCTCCGCACTGATCTGCATGCTAACTGCACCACCAAacaccaaccaccaaccaccaaccacccactaTCCACCCCACCCATGGCTGCCTACAAACCCTTCCAATTTCTCAGCAGAACTGCGGTCCGGATATTCAGTGGATCGACAATCAGAGGAATTTATATACGGTGGGATTGCGTCTGGACTCCACGGTTCTGACTGCCGACCAGCACTTGCACAACTTCTTTGGACACTGTGAACGGTTGCTGGAGGGGGGCAAAACTGGAGCGGTgccagcggaaacggaaacctGCAAGATCTTGAAAGCGGCCCACGCCATTGATATGAAATCCTTGATTAACTACTTGCCCACGGTTCTCAATGAGCTGTTCACTCTGCTAGTTCACACGCAGTCCGAAGAAATCGGTTTGAACGTCATCCGCTTGATAACAAACATCATCCATTTGATCAGTGATCAGGCGAAGAGATCTGATCTATTGGGTGCCTATGTGAAATACGTATTTCACGCACCCTACTACAGCCAACAAACTGCTAGGCAAAGGACGGTACATGGAGAACTCTGCAGGCATTTGCCCTATCTCCTTAATCCTAGCAATCCCGATTTCCTCATAGTCAACAAATTCATGAGATACTCGTCGATATTCTTCGATCTGATTATCAAAAGTATGGCTCAGCACTTGCTGGCCACCGGCAGGATTCGAATGCTACGCAACGAGCGATTTCCCAAGGAATATGGGGATCGTGTGGAACAATTGATAAAGGCACTAATGCCCTACATAACCACTCGATTTGAGGACTTAAGTGAGGAAACTCATTTGCTGAATCGCTCTTTGGCCAAGTTTGTGCGCCAGTGTCTGAGTTACATGGACAGGGGATTTGTATTCCGTTTGATTCGTTGTTATATGGCAGAATTTTCGCCTGGCAATCCGCGGATACTTCACGAATACAAGTTCAACTTTCTGCAGGAGATCTGCCAGCATGAGCACTATGTGCCACTCAATCTGCCATTCGTTTTGAATCCGAAGAACAGACCACCTGAGATGATGCAGCACTTTACTCTTTCCGAACAATTCTGTCGGCAACATTTTCTATCCGGACTACTGCTTCAGGAATTGAAGAGCAGCCTGAATGAAGTGGGCCATGTGAGGCGACACGCGTTGGGCATTTTCAAAGATCTCTTGGCCAAACACGAGTTGGATAACCGATATCAGCAGAAGGGCCAGCTCTCAAGGATTGCCTTGCTCTATGTTCCGTGGTTGGGCGTGGTGATGGACAACATCCATCGGATTGATGATTTATCGGAGTCTGGAGCTTGTACGCCCAACGGACACGTTTATGCGGACTCCGCTTCCTATACCAAGCGCTTGAGTTGTTCCAGTAGCTATGTGTTCAGCAAGGACTCCTCCACTTTCGGCTCTCTGACGTCCACGCCGCGTTCAAAGAATCGCCTGACTATGCACTGCGATCAAGCGAGTCCATACCGCACCTCGGTGCACATGAAGGAGCACAACTATCTGGCCGCTATCGCTGGCCAACCCATTAGCAATGGGATATCTAATCTCTCACTGAACTCGAATACGGACTCGGGGGTAAGGTGCTGTCTAATTGAAGCCAGTAAAGCATTGCTAACATGCATCCTCTTTTCAGCACTCTCAGGACACCACCACAATTGGAGCGTATACGAATGGAGACACAGATGTGGCCCTCCGAAATGGACACAATCGGTCAGTGAGCGTTACCCACGCACAGATTCTCTCCCGTTGCGATAAGTTCAGTTCTGTGGAAAGCAAGGACCTTCTTCTGGGCTTCCTTTTCATCATCAAACACCTGTCACAAGAACAGATGGTTGCTTGGTGGCAAAACTGCAATGAATCCGAGACACTGCAGTTTCTCTCCATTCTGGATCTCTGCCTGCTGCAGTTCCGATATGTGGGCAAGAAAAGTGTAGTGATATCTACAGAAACCCGTCAGGGTCGTTTGGCCAAGGCCAACACTCTTCCAGCTAGAACTCAACCACCCACAGGCTTGGAAAACGGCAGTCAGGAACAGCAGCCATCCAGTGGAACTTTGAATCAAACCCGGGAACATCTACTAGAGGATATCGATACTCTGGCTAGAAGTCAGTTGGCGCTTTATGAATCGAATTTGGCCACCGAAGTGGGAATGATTATTTTGGACTGCTTGGGCCTGTATGTCCTGCAGTTCAGACAGCTCTTGGCCGATAGCTTAGTCCTGCCCAAGGTGGCCAGAGTTTACCTGAGATTCCTGCAGTTGGGTCAATCAGAAAGGCTCTCCAAACACGTCTTTGCAGCACTGAGAGCTTTCATAAACAACTATGCAATGGCTCTTTTCAAAGGAAATGCCATGTTGTGCGGTCAGATGGTTTATGAGCTTCTCAAGGCCTGCGATAGTCGCCTAGTGGAGATTCGCCACGAATCTTGTGCTGTTTTGTATCTTCTCATGCGCAGTAACTTTGAATTCAGTGGCCGAAAAGCCCTAACTCGCGTACACCTGCAAGTTATTATATCAGTATCCCAGATGATTGGAAACGTAATTGGACTGAACAATGCTAGATTCCAGGAAAGTTTGTCAATCATCAATAGCTATGCGAATAGCGATAAGGCGATGAAGGGCACCGGTTTTCCCATGGAGGTCAAGGACTTAACGCGTCGAGTGCGCACTGTACTTATGGCCACCGCCCAAATGCAGGCTCATCATATGGATCCTGAAAGATTGCTGGAACTACAGTATTCCCTAGCCAATTCGTATGCCTCCACGCCAGAGCTTCGCCACACTTGGCTGGTGACCATGGCCAGAAATCACGAGCAGAATGGAAATCTGTCGGAGGCTGCCTGCTGCCATCTCCACATTGCTGCACTGATGTGCGAATATCTCCGACTTAGAGGAGGTTGCACTCTCAGTTGGTCATCCACTGCATTCGGCAAGATATCTACGAATATACCCCTAGATGAGCAAGGTCTCAAACTGGATGCTGGTGCTCAGGATTCTCAGTACACAGAACAAATGCTTTTGGAGCAGCTCAAGCTGTGTGCCGACTTCCTGGACCGCGCTGAAAGATTTGAGTGCCTTGGAGAGCTCTACAAACTCATCCTGCCCATGTACGAAAGGGATCGTAGTTACCAGGAACTGGCACACTGCTATGAACACCTCACACAGGCCTACAACAAAATAGGCGAGGTGAATCGGTCAGGAAAGAGAATGCTGGGCCGCTTTTACAGGGTGGTATTCTATGGACTGGTGAGTAATCCACAAATTGATTACCCttttaaataatactaaaCTTAATTGTATTCTTAGATGTACTTTGAAGAAGATCATGCCATTGAGTTTGTGTACAAGGAGCCCAAGCTAACATCGCTCAGCGAAATCTCTGAGCGACTGGCCAAACAGTACAAGGAGAAGTTTGGAGCCGATGTAGTCAAGATGATCATGGACTCGTCACCGGTAAGTAAagggtatatacatatttgtgaTTGGATTGGAAAAACTAATATATTTGAAAGGCAAGCAACGAATCCATATAACGCATTTGCAAATCATTTGAAGAGATATTCGTTATAAAGCAGATCCAAATCACTGTCGCCGCGCATCAAACTCATGCGCTACAATGGAGTACAGGGTATTATATTAATGGATAAACTATTAGACTTGCTAGAGGTTTACCCGCTTGACCTCGGATTGACGCATCATGGAGGCGTTTGTGCTTCTTGGCATCATTCGCTGCGAGTTGCCATTGGTTTGCTTTTGATTAGTTATGGCAATCCTACTGGCCGTAGAATTTTTACCCGTCTTGCAACTGAAAAATAACGAATAGAAAAATACATTTGGAAGGCATGGTCAATTTCGGTTTTCCTGCCTCCAAGGTACTTTGGTATAACTCACATATGATTTGACTGCGGTTTTTGTACGTTTGTAACAGCTTTTCCTTGTTTTGTGACGCGACCTGTTGCAACTCCTTGCAAACTGCCAGAAGGCTGGTAAACACATCCTGATTTTGCCTGAGTCAACCTATTCTGCTTACCGGCAATCCCGGTTGGACACGAATCCATTGGGAGCTTTCGGGGAGCAGCCGATCCAGCTTGTTGGTGGCCACCAACTGCAATAGTCCGACAATGTGAAGCCGTGGGTGACCCCTTGGCCGGCTGCATCATTGAACGGACTGCTCTGTTACCGTAGCCACTCTGTTGACCATTAGATCCTGCCTCGCGAGCCGAGCACTTGGCCTTGGCCGACTTGTACACCCGTGGAAAGGTGGCCGGCACACTAGTGGTTGCCACGGTCTTGGGCGGCGTGGTTGGTGGTAAGTCCAACTGGAAGTCATCCACCATCATGGGCTCAATATGTTGTTGATTCTCACTCATTTCGTTGACCACCTGCGATCCATCAGAGTCCTCGTATCTgaagttataaaaaaaaaagagaacgctatagtcgagttgactatctgataccgttactcagctagtgaagAAAGAGTCTTAACACAGTTTTGCGTTTGTAGCGTTATAGTGGCGTGCAGAAAGTTTTGGCAATCGgtagaaatacaaaaataaaaaatatcaaaacattttcaaagtgtggcgtagcagctttggcGTTTGTGGCGTTATAGtgcgtggcagaaagttttttggcaaatcgatagaaatttagaagactaatacaaaaatgaaaaaatatcaaaacatttttcaaaagtgtgggcgtggcagttttgggcggtttgtgggcgttagagtgggcgtggcaacatgaatcgacaaacttgcgctgcttctatgtctctggagtctgtatgcttaatctcaactttctagcttttgtagttcctgagatcacagcgttcatacggacggacagacagacagacggacagacggacagacagacggacggacagacggacatggccagatcgactcggctattgatcctgatcaagaatatatatactttatatggtcggaaacgcttccttctgcctgttacatacttttcaacgaatctagtatacccttttactctacgagtaacgggtataattatgaTTTATAAGTTCCCCTATATACGCTGAATATAAGACCGACCTGTAAAGCTTTCCCGTCACATATTCATTCGAAATAGATTCGTGTTGACCTCCATTCGCGGCCAGCTCACTGCCGTTGGAATGAGACTCGTCATCTCCGCTATAAGCCTTGGCCTCCACATTCGGTGCCATCTCGTTCTTGGACATGCAAACGGTGACACTGGAGGACTGTGCCGTGGGTGGAGGCACTACTGTGGAAGCTCGATTAACGTGGATCTGATCTCGGCTCACGATCAAGCCCAGCCGGTGGCACAGCTCCTTGAAGGCGTTGTGAGAAACCAAGTCTTGGTAGAGAGTTGATTCCGAGAAGGTGAAAAATTTCTCAAATGCCTTTATGCAATCGATTTGGTTCTCGATTTCCAGCTCCGTATAGCTGCGATTGGAGCACAACGTGCACCTGGGACACACGGATGCATCGCCACCGTACTCATACTTCTCGTTCAAAAGATCGTTGACCCGGATGAGAAACTGGGCGACTAGGACGGTCTCAGGTCTGTTGGCCAGCTTCTCCTGATCGCCCACAGCCAGCAGGAGGCACTGCCGACCGTGGTTTACTGGAGTAGTGCGATCCAAGGACTGCAGCTTGTcgtgctgtttggtgttgaAAGTCATACTAAGACCATGTCCTCCTGGTAACACACCCACCGCGATCTCCTCGAGAGGCATTTGCTCATCGCCCAGTTGACTAAGTAGCTCAAAGATCTGGCGCTTGGGAAAAAACCCATTTTCCACACGATTCACGGCATCTCCAACGACCTCGGTGCGCTGCAATGTTGTAGTTGAGGTCGACTCGGTTTTGGCCACTGGGCTTGGGGGCTCGGATTTCTGGCGAAAAGATGGCACGAATTCCACTGCATTTGGATTTAGAGAGTATTCCCTAGTGCATGGGATTGGTATCTGCATCTGCGGTATCTGGACCAATCCCAGGCCCATCGCACGAGCCGGGAACTCAAAGAGCTGCTCCATGGGGGCAACAGCCAATGTACTGGGGATTAGTTACCGTTTGTCCGACAATCTGATGAACTTGTGGTTAGTGCCAAAAGAAGGAACGCGAACTGTATACAAAATTTGGATACTTTTGCGGCTCTAGTGTACGGACTGTGGTAGttgtataaaaataacaaacaatttacTAGTAAATAGTAAAGTTGTTGAGCTGTTTGAACCAAATCGGTTGAAGGTGGGAAGTGGATAGGTATTCTGAAACAAACTCCATTTTGATATTTGCTGGAGTGACGACTTGATCTCGAAGTTACTTGTGCAGGTCCACCATTGATTGCATTCCAAAGAAATAAAGGTCTACTGTAAATCAACCGAATGATAGTTATAGTAATTATTCTTAACAGACTATTTCTTAGGACAAACAATGTgctataatttaattttacttcGTGTTTTTCAGGTTAAAGTAGACGAACTAGATGCCAAGCTTGCGTACATACAGGTCACCCATGTGATTCCTTTCTTCTCCAAAGACGAACTAGACCAAAGGCTAAATGAATTCGAGCAGAATCACGATGTGGACACTTTCATGTACGAGACTCCGTTCACCAAATCGGGAGCAGCCCGTGGCAGCGTAGAAGAGCAATGGAAACGCAAGACggttataaaaataagaaaacttGCACCTCATTTCAGTTGCtccaaagacattagaatattattctaatgtcttggttgctctttattaaattttcaattgttgCAGCTCAATACTCCTTCCCATATGTTCTTAAACGTATACCGGTCAAGTCTCGTGAAATCATAGAACTGAGCCCCATCGAGGTGGCCATCGATGAAATGCAATCCAAGGTTTCAGAGCTGGAGGAGATCATTCTCCCACCAGCCGATGTGAAGAAGTTGCAGCTGCGTCTGCAGGGAAGTGTGGCGGTGACTGTGAATGCTGGTCCTTTGGCCTACGCTCATGCCTTTCTCGACGCCAAGGTGGTTAACAACTTCTCAATGGATCGCGTCGGAGATCTTAAGGATGTTTTTCGGTATGCATTTATAGTAACTGGCCTTTTTAGCTTCATAAATCATATGTTACGTTCACCACCTTGCAGCGACTTCATTGTGGTGTGCCAGAAGGCCCTGTTCCTCAACGAGCGGATCATCAGCGCTGACCAGAAGGAGTACCATCATGTGCTGAAGGAGAACTACGAGAAGCTGTGCCAGGCGCTCAGTGAGTTGCTGGACGACGAGTCCTTCCAGCCGCTCGGCGACGATGCCGACAGCATAAACCAGCGCAATAGCATGGCTTTGTTCAATGCGATCAGTGGCGCCTCCCATAACTCAAGTACTGCTTAAGTCCAACAAAAGTCATAATAAGATATCAAATATCAAAATTCTGAAACTCAGTCAGTTACCCACACGCACGGCTAACcagaaaccaaaccaaaccgaatgTTG
Proteins encoded:
- the LOC120444018 gene encoding dedicator of cytokinesis protein 9 isoform X8; the protein is MERKFTRGLNKLGSAVQMRENVSQLVRESAILTKPLVVEPIDFEAFIAKNKTVIQNDPQRELLIYPVDDVSEIIMPRKQRTNAKSVADRFDPPNEAIVCPLHGPAMITNGNGHSQVSRQGSIQSNGSHHNGNGNGNGNGNGHTSSSSSSSLNNSNGHGQLSRKSSQCSNGSSSHKDSSYESALSSITLRSNLAQPEELDEFADDGQGEVLFDGQPHGSRAECTRFTRQALYTYRAKNHLIHYKYNAYGGNCHDLPSISPAEELVEEVYEIDADQDRIDEQMTRSQADTITKQGYLLKGPDSASDRMFANIGNKSFKRRYCYLRQEIDGTYILELHKDEKQGEAKATIVMDFCTDVVQNPKRGRFCFELRMTTGHKSFTLAAENEQDFKDWLSKISSVLAQNRAQEEKRNASLERQPSIGSNPSPQLQPPAMEPPTFGTLKGLDQSLHPQLMKYGRETDHSIALARREQRRRLFACYQSPVKGSGSDSVEQYREHFGTRLLLNCHNLRFRLQCIPQDEGSASGVEQQVEPYITSLALFDAKANRKLSENFYFNVNEQWAAQLLPNMPVPSSVAGCGVPRKSAEGDERSSACQAPHSLFDGVSAELLRSNRQQFQQLRQCLLSVTAPHADIYLVVRIEKILQSGIAQVAEPYLKAGKDPKLGQKVYKAAKSYAQHIGHYRQPFAWAARPLFKQYSHELDVDPKREFEFSPIYRQEIPKLKDEELLKLLVDYRKPEKLSKLTIIPGSLKMQMQFLDQTTPCGLSKSLAPLSTFSPSSKQPPTVEVAEFQSQSERDAHPYTSFCNHLYVYPLSLQFDSQKLFSRARNITVVVELRDGDGEYSKPLKCIYGRPGQDLLVSQIACPVLHHNVTPTWYEEIKLRLPLGLFPEHHLLFSFYHVSCNLSKKRDAHAAFETPIGYAWLPLLQKNRICLEEQQLPVAATLPVGYLSIQPLGWGKGNCGPDIQWIDNQRNLYTVGLRLDSTVLTADQHLHNFFGHCERLLEGGKTGAVPAETETCKILKAAHAIDMKSLINYLPTVLNELFTLLVHTQSEEIGLNVIRLITNIIHLISDQAKRSDLLGAYVKYVFHAPYYSQQTARQRTVHGELCRHLPYLLNPSNPDFLIVNKFMRYSSIFFDLIIKSMAQHLLATGRIRMLRNERFPKEYGDRVEQLIKALMPYITTRFEDLSEETHLLNRSLAKFVRQCLSYMDRGFVFRLIRCYMAEFSPGNPRILHEYKFNFLQEICQHEHYVPLNLPFVLNPKNRPPEMMQHFTLSEQFCRQHFLSGLLLQELKSSLNEVGHVRRHALGIFKDLLAKHELDNRYQQKGQLSRIALLYVPWLGVVMDNIHRIDDLSESGACTPNGHVYADSASYTKRLSCSSSYVFSKDSSTFGSLTSTPRSKNRLTMHCDQASPYRTSVHMKEHNYLAAIAGQPISNGISNLSLNSNTDSGDTTTIGAYTNGDTDVALRNGHNRSVSVTHAQILSRCDKFSSVESKDLLLGFLFIIKHLSQEQMVAWWQNCNESETLQFLSILDLCLLQFRYVGKKSVVISTETRQGRLAKANTLPARTQPPTGLENGSQEQQPSSGTLNQTREHLLEDIDTLARSQLALYESNLATEVGMIILDCLGLYVLQFRQLLADSLVLPKVARVYLRFLQLGQSERLSKHVFAALRAFINNYAMALFKGNAMLCGQMVYELLKACDSRLVEIRHESCAVLYLLMRSNFEFSGRKALTRVHLQVIISVSQMIGNVIGLNNARFQESLSIINSYANSDKAMKGTGFPMEVKDLTRRVRTVLMATAQMQAHHMDPERLLELQYSLANSYASTPELRHTWLVTMARNHEQNGNLSEAACCHLHIAALMCEYLRLRGGCTLSWSSTAFGKISTNIPLDEQGLKLDAGAQDSQYTEQMLLEQLKLCADFLDRAERFECLGELYKLILPMYERDRSYQELAHCYEHLTQAYNKIGEVNRSGKRMLGRFYRVVFYGLMYFEEDHAIEFVYKEPKLTSLSEISERLAKQYKEKFGADVVKMIMDSSPVKVDELDAKLAYIQVTHVIPFFSKDELDQRLNEFEQNHDVDTFMYETPFTKSGAARGSVEEQWKRKTVIKTQYSFPYVLKRIPVKSREIIELSPIEVAIDEMQSKVSELEEIILPPADVKKLQLRLQGSVAVTVNAGPLAYAHAFLDAKVVNNFSMDRVGDLKDVFRDFIVVCQKALFLNERIISADQKEYHHVLKENYEKLCQALSELLDDESFQPLGDDADSINQRNSMALFNAISGASHNSRPYFVDQSTSNSTQHHSSHINTQNSTHHS